The following proteins are co-located in the Noviherbaspirillum sp. UKPF54 genome:
- the siaA gene encoding biofilm regulation protein phosphatase SiaA (SiaB is a threonine kinase acting on SiaC; SiaA is the matching phosphatase.) → MRAALGLRGKSVLALLITCILVLLLAALIGWQAVNSIRSHLGTAYTRNFTLLKRERILAPVTRELALSSRLAASQAIRQWMQDDTDATKKARAFEEAESFRRDFQDHSYFLVSALSNNYYFNDARSAFSIEPRYRLKPDDSHDAWFFNTIKSDRPFNINVDPDVKLGVTKVWFNMMIRDGERNIGLAGSGLDLSAFLRDFIGTSEPGVTPMIVDATGAIQAHPDHRHIAFNSGTGAAASDKSLFGLLQRPADVAAAQAALNAAMRTPGSAEMFSARLDGKNQVFAVSYIPELKWHVLTAVDLDVANVIDTGVLRWIALAAMALLAVVVVGFSFAVDRLVLRPLLRLKQSAQQMAAGNYSVALPAPRNDEIGELTAAFGAMAHKVRSHTEELEDKVRERTGELLAANKEMAAAHKKISDSISYASLIQRAILPDRQLVSALGDNHFVLWRPRDVVGGDFYVYREVEGGCLLGVVDCAGHGVPGAFMTMLARAALDQAIDEAGAADPAGILARTDQAVRAMLQADGEARHVATMMDAGLAYVDLASRQVTFAGARIALYWCDGMEVDAVKGARRSLGERQPGRYHNERVALLPSRTFYLTTDGFLDQAGGEKGFGFGNARFVEMLQRHANRPLAEQSGAFASTLAAYQGSHPQRDDITIVCFRFA, encoded by the coding sequence ATGCGGGCGGCACTGGGACTACGCGGGAAATCGGTTCTTGCGCTGCTGATCACCTGCATCCTGGTGCTGCTGCTGGCGGCGCTGATCGGATGGCAAGCCGTCAATTCGATCCGCTCCCATCTCGGCACCGCCTACACCCGCAACTTCACTCTGCTCAAGCGTGAGCGTATCCTGGCGCCGGTCACGCGCGAGCTGGCATTGTCATCGCGCCTGGCCGCGTCGCAGGCGATCCGGCAATGGATGCAGGACGACACCGACGCCACTAAGAAGGCGCGCGCCTTCGAGGAAGCGGAAAGCTTTCGCCGCGACTTCCAGGACCACTCCTATTTTTTGGTTTCCGCGCTGTCGAACAATTATTACTTCAACGATGCCCGGTCGGCATTCAGCATCGAGCCGCGCTACCGCTTGAAGCCGGACGATAGCCACGACGCATGGTTTTTCAACACCATCAAGAGCGACCGTCCGTTCAACATCAATGTCGATCCGGACGTCAAGCTGGGCGTGACCAAGGTCTGGTTCAACATGATGATCCGGGATGGCGAGCGCAACATCGGCCTGGCCGGTTCCGGGCTGGACTTGTCGGCCTTCCTGCGCGACTTCATCGGCACCAGCGAGCCGGGCGTGACGCCCATGATCGTCGATGCCACCGGTGCGATTCAGGCACATCCGGACCACCGGCACATCGCGTTCAATTCCGGCACCGGCGCGGCCGCCAGCGACAAGTCGCTGTTCGGTTTGCTGCAGCGCCCCGCCGACGTCGCCGCGGCGCAGGCGGCGCTGAACGCTGCCATGCGTACCCCCGGCAGCGCCGAAATGTTTTCGGCCCGCCTCGATGGCAAGAACCAGGTGTTCGCCGTGTCCTACATTCCCGAGCTGAAATGGCATGTGCTGACCGCGGTCGACCTCGACGTGGCCAACGTGATCGATACCGGCGTGCTCAGATGGATCGCGCTGGCGGCCATGGCGCTGCTCGCGGTGGTGGTAGTCGGCTTTTCGTTCGCGGTCGACCGGCTAGTGCTGCGGCCGCTGCTGCGGCTCAAGCAGTCGGCGCAGCAGATGGCCGCCGGCAATTACTCGGTGGCGCTGCCGGCGCCGCGCAACGACGAAATCGGCGAGCTGACGGCTGCCTTCGGCGCCATGGCGCACAAGGTGCGCAGCCATACCGAGGAACTGGAAGACAAGGTGCGCGAGCGCACCGGCGAGCTGCTGGCGGCGAACAAGGAAATGGCCGCCGCGCACAAGAAGATCAGCGATTCGATCTCGTACGCCAGCCTGATCCAGCGCGCGATCTTGCCGGACCGTCAGCTCGTCAGCGCGCTGGGCGACAATCATTTCGTGCTGTGGCGCCCGCGCGACGTGGTCGGCGGCGACTTCTATGTATACAGGGAAGTCGAGGGCGGCTGCCTCTTGGGCGTGGTCGATTGCGCCGGGCACGGCGTTCCCGGCGCATTCATGACGATGCTGGCACGCGCGGCGCTCGACCAGGCAATCGACGAAGCCGGCGCGGCCGATCCGGCGGGCATACTGGCGCGCACGGACCAGGCGGTGCGCGCCATGCTGCAGGCCGACGGCGAGGCGCGCCACGTCGCGACCATGATGGATGCGGGCCTGGCCTACGTCGATCTGGCGTCGCGCCAGGTGACCTTCGCCGGCGCCCGGATCGCGCTCTACTGGTGCGACGGCATGGAAGTCGACGCCGTCAAGGGCGCGCGCCGCTCGCTGGGCGAGCGCCAGCCCGGCCGGTATCATAACGAGCGCGTCGCGCTGCTGCCGTCCCGCACTTTTTACCTGACCACCGACGGCTTCCTCGACCAGGCCGGCGGCGAAAAAGGCTTCGGTTTCGGCAATGCGCGTTTCGTGGAAATGCTGCAGCGGCATGCCAACCGGCCGCTGGCCGAACAGAGCGGCGCGTTTGCTTCCACCTTGGCGGCCTACCAGGGCAGCCATCCGCAGCGCGACGACATTACGATAGTGTGCTTTCGCTTTGCATAA
- a CDS encoding AzlD domain-containing protein — protein sequence MNYTVMILGMAAVTVFIKAAIFVLGSRAVFPPLLQQALGFVPVTVLTAIIVPMVLAPHGGGMELSLHNPQLVASLAAIAVCAATRRQLVTIVVALAVFLAWQLGGFA from the coding sequence ATGAACTACACGGTAATGATTCTCGGCATGGCCGCCGTCACGGTCTTCATCAAGGCGGCGATCTTCGTGCTCGGCAGCCGCGCCGTGTTCCCGCCGCTGCTGCAGCAGGCGCTCGGTTTCGTGCCGGTGACGGTGCTGACGGCGATTATCGTGCCGATGGTGCTGGCGCCGCACGGCGGCGGCATGGAATTGTCCTTGCACAATCCGCAACTGGTCGCCTCCCTAGCCGCGATCGCGGTCTGCGCCGCCACGCGCCGCCAGCTGGTCACCATCGTGGTGGCGCTGGCCGTCTTCCTTGCCTGGCAGCTCGGCGGATTTGCCTGA
- a CDS encoding AzlC family ABC transporter permease yields MPHSTRFSSLAAGARDTLPMMVGAAPFGVIFGALVASGPLAAWQGQLMSMGVFAGSSQFIAVGLAAGHAGLLVIWLTTFIVNLRHMLYAATLLPRVAHLPARWRWALGFLMTDETFAVMNGYYGTHADTRLGHWYFLGSGLAMYLNWQLWTLAGLLFGEAFPQLQSLGLDFAMVATFIAIVVPQLNRIPHFGAALAAGLFAFMLRELPYKLGLMSAVLIGVTVGMALLRMRPQPQLKRRDAA; encoded by the coding sequence ATGCCGCATTCCACCCGTTTTTCCAGCCTGGCCGCCGGCGCGCGCGACACGCTGCCGATGATGGTCGGTGCCGCCCCGTTCGGCGTGATCTTCGGCGCCCTGGTTGCCTCCGGACCGCTGGCAGCATGGCAGGGGCAGCTGATGTCGATGGGCGTCTTCGCCGGCTCCAGCCAATTCATCGCGGTCGGCCTGGCGGCCGGCCACGCCGGGCTGCTGGTGATCTGGCTCACCACCTTCATCGTCAACCTGCGCCACATGCTGTATGCGGCAACCCTGCTGCCGCGCGTGGCGCACCTGCCGGCGCGCTGGCGCTGGGCCCTCGGCTTTCTGATGACCGACGAAACCTTCGCGGTGATGAACGGCTATTACGGCACGCACGCCGACACCAGGCTCGGGCACTGGTATTTCCTCGGTTCCGGGCTGGCCATGTACCTCAATTGGCAATTGTGGACGCTGGCCGGCCTGCTGTTCGGCGAAGCGTTTCCGCAATTGCAGTCGCTCGGCCTCGACTTCGCGATGGTGGCCACCTTCATCGCGATCGTGGTGCCGCAGCTGAACCGCATTCCGCATTTCGGTGCCGCACTCGCGGCCGGCCTGTTCGCCTTTATGCTGCGCGAGCTGCCTTACAAGCTGGGGCTGATGTCCGCCGTGCTGATCGGCGTGACCGTCGGCATGGCATTGCTGCGCATGCGGCCGCAGCCGCAATTGAAAAGGAGGGACGCGGCATGA
- a CDS encoding DMT family transporter, which yields MSNSNLARLFLLGAIWGTSFLLMRIAAPALGPLLTSFLRALLGGAALLAVARMRRVDFAWRRNAKAYLVIGLFNTAIPFSLFAWSALYIPSAYMATMNSLAPVFTAVFGFLLLGERMTLMRLGAFVLGLAGVGVLVGVGPTAVTLHVALGVLAAIGAAVCYGYAATYTRMKAGGIPSLAAAAGSQLAASAALLPLALTDVPHALAAWTPTSVLAVTVLGLVCTGVAYAIFFHLIAAEGASKAITVTFLVPATASIWAWLLLGEPITPGTVAGISVVLCATAMALGLVEKWKSLRAQNRA from the coding sequence ATGTCCAACTCCAATCTTGCCAGACTGTTCTTGCTCGGCGCCATCTGGGGCACGAGCTTCCTGCTCATGCGCATCGCCGCCCCGGCGCTCGGGCCGCTGCTGACCAGCTTCCTGCGCGCGCTGCTGGGCGGCGCCGCGCTCTTGGCCGTGGCGCGCATGCGCCGCGTCGATTTCGCCTGGCGCCGCAACGCCAAGGCATACCTGGTGATCGGCCTGTTCAATACCGCGATCCCGTTTTCCCTGTTCGCGTGGTCGGCGCTGTACATCCCGTCGGCCTACATGGCGACCATGAATTCGCTGGCGCCGGTATTCACCGCCGTGTTCGGCTTTTTGCTGCTGGGCGAGCGCATGACGCTCATGCGCCTGGGCGCCTTCGTGCTCGGGCTGGCCGGCGTGGGGGTGCTGGTGGGCGTGGGCCCAACGGCGGTGACGCTGCATGTGGCGCTAGGCGTGCTGGCGGCCATCGGCGCGGCGGTCTGCTACGGCTATGCCGCCACCTATACCCGCATGAAGGCCGGCGGCATTCCCTCGCTGGCGGCCGCCGCCGGCAGCCAGCTGGCGGCCTCGGCGGCATTGCTGCCGCTGGCGCTGACCGACGTGCCGCATGCGCTGGCGGCGTGGACACCGACCTCGGTGCTCGCCGTCACGGTACTCGGCCTGGTCTGCACCGGCGTGGCCTACGCGATTTTCTTCCACCTGATTGCCGCCGAGGGCGCAAGCAAGGCGATCACTGTCACCTTCCTGGTGCCGGCCACCGCCTCGATCTGGGCCTGGCTGCTGCTGGGCGAGCCGATCACCCCGGGCACGGTGGCGGGCATTTCGGTCGTGCTGTGCGCGACGGCGATGGCGCTGGGGCTGGTCGAAAAATGGAAGAGCCTGCGGGCGCAAAACCGCGCATGA
- a CDS encoding L,D-transpeptidase: MPRILISIPQQSLELFDDDGHLLRRYPVSTASNGPGEQRGSNCTPRGRHIVRAKIGAGMPSGAVFVARRPTGEIHTPELAAAHPGRDWILSRILWLSGCEPGVNRLGEVDTMRRYIYMHGCADSAPMGVPLSHGCVRMRNADIIELFELTPAGTPVEITDRA; the protein is encoded by the coding sequence ATGCCGCGCATTCTCATCAGCATCCCGCAGCAATCACTGGAACTGTTCGACGACGACGGTCATCTGCTGCGGCGGTACCCGGTGTCGACCGCCAGCAACGGTCCCGGCGAACAACGCGGCAGCAACTGCACGCCGCGCGGACGGCATATCGTGCGCGCCAAGATCGGCGCCGGCATGCCATCGGGCGCGGTATTCGTGGCGCGCCGGCCGACCGGAGAAATCCATACGCCGGAACTGGCCGCGGCTCATCCGGGGCGCGACTGGATCCTGTCGCGCATCCTGTGGCTGTCCGGCTGCGAACCCGGCGTCAACCGGCTGGGCGAGGTGGACACGATGCGGCGCTACATCTATATGCATGGTTGCGCCGACAGCGCGCCGATGGGCGTGCCGCTGTCGCACGGCTGCGTACGCATGCGCAATGCCGACATCATCGAGCTGTTCGAGCTGACGCCGGCCGGGACGCCGGTCGAAATTACCGATCGGGCTTGA
- a CDS encoding YoaK family protein, with protein MPISYLASLTSAERTARANMHLGASLAFNAGALNAGGFLAIGQYTSHMTGMVSSAADNLILGDFPLVATAFLSLVSFACGAASSAVMINYSKRNTDRNPYTPPLLLEAFLLLIFGLMGANLRKHELIDMSLTAVLLCYVMGLQNALVTKISNAEIRTTHVTGLVTDIGIELGKLFYWNRHSADRRDLFVAANRRKLKVHLLLVASFFCGGVLGAFGFKYVGFSATIPLAIGMVILSSAPMFKPDR; from the coding sequence ATGCCCATCAGCTATCTTGCTTCGCTTACCTCCGCCGAACGCACCGCACGCGCCAACATGCACCTGGGCGCGTCGCTCGCGTTCAATGCCGGCGCGTTGAACGCCGGCGGCTTTCTCGCCATCGGCCAGTACACCTCCCACATGACCGGCATGGTGTCGTCGGCCGCCGACAACCTGATCCTCGGCGACTTTCCGCTCGTCGCCACCGCATTCCTGTCGCTGGTGTCGTTCGCGTGCGGCGCGGCGTCGAGCGCGGTCATGATCAATTATTCGAAACGCAATACCGACCGCAATCCGTACACGCCGCCGCTGCTGCTGGAAGCCTTCCTGCTGCTGATTTTCGGGCTGATGGGCGCCAACCTGCGCAAGCACGAGCTGATCGACATGTCGCTCACCGCCGTGCTTCTATGCTACGTGATGGGGTTGCAGAATGCGCTGGTGACGAAGATCTCGAACGCCGAAATCCGCACCACCCACGTGACCGGACTGGTCACCGACATCGGCATCGAACTGGGCAAGCTGTTCTACTGGAACCGCCACTCCGCCGACCGCAGGGATTTGTTCGTGGCGGCCAATCGCAGGAAACTGAAGGTGCACCTGCTGCTGGTCGCTTCCTTCTTCTGCGGCGGCGTGCTCGGCGCGTTCGGCTTCAAGTACGTCGGCTTTTCCGCCACCATTCCGCTGGCGATCGGGATGGTCATCCTGTCATCGGCGCCGATGTTCAAGCCCGATCGGTAA
- a CDS encoding methyl-accepting chemotaxis protein — MLRNLSIKTRLIFVIGFLSLLLVLSALVGIVSLGLANDATRTIYDDRLVATGQLDRVVRMLDANQLLIAKALTADPAATGPRLDEVESNIQRITEVWSRFMATAMTPREKQLAEQFAESRRKFVETGLKPAVAALRAQDAKTATEIVHGPMAASFVPVREAINALIQLQLDVAKSEYEKSQRTYRMVRGAGIASVICGLLLAAVVGAWLLRAISRPLEAAVRLADDVAAGDLTRRIEVTSGDEFGRLMLALKNMSESLVRIVGQVRSGTDAIVTASHQIASGNMDLSARTEQQASSLEETASSLEELTSTVKQNADNARQANSLARSASDVAGHGGVVVSQVVGTMGSINESSRKIVDIIGVIDGIAFQTNILALNAAVEAARAGEQGRGFAVVATEVRNLAQRSAAAAREIKALIGDSVEKVDAGSRLVDQAGATMQQVVDSIRRVTDIMGEIAAASEEQTSGIEQINQAVTQMDQVTQQNAALVEEAAAASQAMQEQAAGLAQAVSAFRLEKGDARAALSCSG; from the coding sequence ATGCTCAGAAATCTCTCCATCAAGACCCGCCTGATCTTCGTGATCGGATTCCTGTCCCTGCTGCTCGTCCTGAGCGCCCTCGTCGGCATCGTCAGTCTCGGCTTGGCCAACGATGCCACCAGGACGATCTACGACGACCGCCTGGTCGCCACCGGGCAGCTGGACCGGGTGGTGCGCATGCTCGACGCTAACCAGCTGCTCATCGCCAAGGCGTTGACGGCCGATCCGGCCGCCACCGGGCCGCGGCTGGACGAGGTGGAAAGCAACATCCAGCGCATCACCGAGGTGTGGAGCCGGTTCATGGCGACCGCCATGACGCCGCGGGAAAAGCAACTGGCCGAGCAGTTTGCGGAAAGCCGCAGGAAGTTCGTGGAGACGGGCCTCAAGCCGGCGGTCGCGGCGCTGCGCGCGCAGGACGCCAAGACCGCCACCGAGATCGTGCACGGGCCGATGGCGGCCTCCTTCGTGCCGGTGCGCGAAGCCATCAACGCCCTCATCCAGCTGCAGCTCGACGTCGCCAAGAGCGAATATGAAAAGTCGCAGCGCACCTATCGGATGGTGCGCGGCGCCGGTATCGCCAGCGTGATATGCGGCCTGCTACTGGCGGCGGTCGTCGGCGCCTGGCTGCTTCGCGCCATTTCCCGGCCGCTCGAGGCGGCCGTCCGGCTCGCCGATGACGTGGCCGCCGGCGACCTGACGCGGCGTATTGAGGTGACCTCGGGCGACGAATTCGGCCGCCTCATGCTGGCATTGAAGAACATGAGCGAGAGCCTGGTACGCATCGTCGGCCAGGTCCGTTCCGGCACGGATGCTATCGTCACCGCGTCCCACCAGATCGCTTCCGGAAACATGGACTTGTCCGCCCGCACCGAACAGCAGGCCAGCTCGCTGGAGGAGACCGCGTCCTCGCTGGAGGAGCTGACCTCCACCGTCAAGCAGAACGCCGACAACGCGCGCCAGGCCAACAGCTTGGCCAGGTCAGCGTCCGACGTGGCCGGGCATGGCGGCGTGGTCGTATCGCAGGTGGTCGGCACGATGGGTTCGATCAACGAATCGTCGCGCAAGATCGTCGACATCATCGGCGTGATCGACGGCATCGCGTTCCAGACCAACATCCTTGCCCTGAACGCGGCGGTGGAAGCGGCCCGCGCCGGCGAGCAGGGGCGCGGCTTCGCCGTCGTTGCGACGGAAGTCCGCAACCTCGCGCAGCGCTCGGCCGCCGCCGCCAGGGAAATCAAGGCGCTGATCGGCGACTCGGTGGAGAAGGTCGACGCCGGCAGCAGGCTGGTCGACCAGGCCGGCGCCACGATGCAGCAAGTCGTCGACAGCATCCGGCGCGTCACCGATATCATGGGCGAGATCGCCGCCGCCAGCGAGGAACAGACGTCCGGCATCGAGCAGATCAACCAGGCGGTGACGCAGATGGACCAGGTCACGCAGCAGAACGCGGCGCTGGTCGAGGAAGCGGCGGCCGCTTCGCAGGCAATGCAGGAGCAGGCGGCCGGCCTGGCGCAAGCCGTCAGCGCATTCCGGCTCGAAAAAGGCGATGCCCGCGCCGCGCTTTCCTGCAGCGGGTGA
- a CDS encoding diguanylate cyclase, whose protein sequence is MHILKLLFPFMAEPIFGALPRGLLRDLVLPFGHASLLERRRAELIISRMRMVAALFALLTPLWIIVDVLVFSWPLTIMLVVGRLVTSIAFGMLARAYRKSARMADAYRALAFMFAIPTLFFIYSHPLLSHFHMAGPAAAISAGYAFLPFVMVAGLAVFPLTAAEGVLFALPVLGAEALVALMQLNLLSWSSHLGAFWLLLLIAAVASLAGMSQLSFMISLVRQASHDTLTGCFSRASGEELLDIQFHISVRSGAPLAVVFVDLDDFKRINDRFGHDSGDRALRAAAETLRANLRGGDILARWGGEEFVIILPGASGATAATTVARLRERGLGTRPDGAPMTASFGLAERCADSADSWSKLLEIADQRMYQAKVAGKNCCVGCAEQK, encoded by the coding sequence GTGCACATCCTGAAGTTGCTGTTCCCATTCATGGCCGAGCCGATTTTCGGCGCGCTGCCGCGCGGACTGCTGCGCGACCTGGTGCTGCCGTTCGGCCATGCATCGCTGCTGGAGCGCCGCCGCGCCGAACTGATCATCTCGCGCATGCGCATGGTGGCTGCCCTGTTCGCCCTGCTCACGCCGCTGTGGATCATCGTCGACGTGCTGGTGTTCAGCTGGCCGCTCACCATCATGCTGGTCGTCGGCCGCCTCGTCACCAGCATCGCTTTCGGCATGCTCGCGCGCGCCTATCGCAAGTCGGCCAGGATGGCCGACGCCTACCGCGCGCTGGCGTTCATGTTCGCGATCCCGACCCTGTTTTTCATCTACTCGCATCCGCTGCTGTCGCACTTCCACATGGCCGGGCCGGCAGCGGCCATTTCGGCTGGCTATGCCTTCCTGCCGTTCGTGATGGTGGCGGGGCTGGCCGTGTTTCCGCTGACGGCGGCCGAGGGCGTGCTGTTCGCGCTGCCGGTGCTGGGTGCCGAGGCGCTGGTGGCGCTCATGCAGCTCAACCTGTTGAGCTGGAGCTCGCACCTGGGGGCGTTCTGGCTGCTGCTGCTGATCGCCGCGGTCGCTTCGCTGGCGGGCATGAGCCAGCTCAGCTTCATGATTTCGCTGGTGCGGCAGGCCAGCCACGACACGCTGACCGGCTGTTTTTCGCGCGCCTCCGGCGAGGAGCTGCTCGATATCCAGTTCCATATTTCCGTTCGCAGCGGCGCGCCGCTGGCCGTGGTGTTTGTCGACCTCGACGACTTCAAGCGGATCAACGACCGGTTCGGGCACGACAGCGGGGACCGCGCGCTGCGCGCGGCGGCCGAAACGCTGCGCGCCAATTTGCGCGGCGGCGACATCCTGGCGCGCTGGGGCGGGGAGGAATTCGTCATCATCCTGCCGGGGGCGTCCGGCGCCACAGCGGCCACCACGGTGGCGCGCCTGCGCGAGCGCGGGCTGGGCACGCGGCCGGACGGCGCGCCCATGACGGCCAGCTTCGGCTTGGCCGAGCGCTGCGCGGATAGCGCCGACAGCTGGAGCAAGCTGCTTGAAATCGCCGACCAGCGCATGTACCAGGCCAAGGTCGCCGGCAAGAATTGTTGTGTGGGGTGTGCGGAACAGAAGTAA
- a CDS encoding DUF924 family protein: MTETPVSIHAFWFGAEVDDALLAQERARLWWAKDAATDREIERRFAACVDQAAAGALDGWAATPRGRLALILLTDQFPRNIYRGTPRSFAYDRYALAWCKQGLAAGVHHALRPIERVFFYLPLEHSEAADDQAQAVALFEELVAQAGATRQAAFDGFLDYARRHRDVIVRFGRFPHRNQILGRQSSPDELAFLRQPGSSF; this comes from the coding sequence ATGACGGAAACGCCCGTCAGCATCCACGCGTTCTGGTTCGGCGCCGAGGTCGACGACGCGCTGCTGGCGCAGGAACGCGCCCGCTTGTGGTGGGCCAAGGATGCGGCGACCGACCGCGAGATCGAACGGCGCTTCGCCGCCTGCGTGGACCAGGCCGCCGCCGGCGCGCTCGACGGCTGGGCCGCGACGCCACGCGGACGCCTGGCGCTGATCCTGCTGACCGATCAATTCCCGCGCAATATCTATCGCGGCACGCCGCGCTCCTTCGCCTACGACCGATACGCGCTGGCATGGTGCAAGCAGGGGCTGGCCGCAGGCGTCCACCACGCGCTGCGGCCGATTGAGCGCGTGTTTTTCTATCTGCCGCTGGAACACTCGGAAGCGGCCGACGACCAGGCGCAGGCGGTGGCCCTGTTCGAGGAGTTGGTGGCGCAGGCCGGTGCCACCCGCCAGGCGGCGTTCGACGGTTTTCTGGATTATGCGCGCCGGCACCGCGACGTGATTGTCCGCTTCGGCCGCTTCCCGCACCGCAACCAGATCCTGGGGCGGCAGTCGAGTCCCGACGAGCTGGCCTTCCTGCGGCAGCCGGGATCGTCGTTCTGA